One Bos taurus isolate L1 Dominette 01449 registration number 42190680 breed Hereford chromosome 14, ARS-UCD2.0, whole genome shotgun sequence genomic region harbors:
- the COMMD5 gene encoding COMM domain-containing protein 5 isoform X1 has protein sequence MSAVGPAAAHLHRPGDSHSDCVSFLGAQLPPEVAAMPQLLGDLDRATFRKLLKLVVSSLQGEDCREAVQHLRAGANLPEEQLGALIAGTHTLLQQALRLPPASLKPDTFKNQLQELCIPQDLVVDLASVVFGSQRPLLDSVARQQGAWLPHIADFRWRVDVAISTSALARSLQPSVLMHLKLSDGSALRFEVPTAKFQELRFAVALVLKEMADLEKRCERKLQD, from the coding sequence ATGTCTGCTGTGGGTCCTGCCGCTGCACACCTGCATCGCCCTGGTGACAGTCACAGTGACTGCGTGAGTTTCCTGGGGGCCCAGTTGCCCCCTGAGGTGGCAGCAATGCCCCAGCTTCTGGGGGACTTGGACAGGGCCACGTTCAGAAAATTGCTGAAGCTGGTGGTCAGCAGTCTGCAGGGAGAAGACTGCCGGGAGGCTGTGCAGCACCTCAGAGCTGGCGCCAACCTGCCTGAGGAGCAGCTGGGTGCCCTGATAGCTGGCACACACACCCTGCTCCAGCAGGCTCTCCGGCTGCCCCCGGCCAGCCTGAAGCCCGACACCTTCAAGAACCAGCTCCAGGAGCTTTGCATCCCCCAAGACCTGGTTGTGGACTTGGCCAGCGTGGTGTTTGGTAGCCAGCGGCCTCTCCTTGACTCTGTGGCCAGGCAGCAGGGGGCATGGCTGCCCCACATCGCCGACTTTCGGTGGAGGGTGGACGTGGCCATCTCCACCAGCGCCCTGGCCCGCTCCCTGCAGCCAAGCGTCCTGATGCACCTGAAGCTCTCGGATGGGTCTGCCCTCCGCTTTGAGGTTCCCACGGCCAAATTCCAGGAGCTGCGGTTTGCTGTGGCCCTGGTCCTGAAGGAGATGGCCGACCTGGAGAAGAGGTGCGAACGCAAGCTGCAGGACTGA